A genomic stretch from Pomacea canaliculata isolate SZHN2017 linkage group LG2, ASM307304v1, whole genome shotgun sequence includes:
- the LOC112558332 gene encoding uncharacterized protein LOC112558332, with product MSLAVSTLFLTFSSLQFIQCESASNTVFEDKFKYQLTATATYGMVSDNPTPNAWVPVDKDAAQKEGESVTNSEYLQLILWENLSFGTNSSAQKSSNLTSPHEVKDSPRFRRVDDRKMPDNVKFDLSRERSSVPTPDIDEPFSISEEKYIVTDDDPIFKTADDVEFWVVAIRQIPGNPDEIVSNPITFVVKIDHGKQEGQGAALYAGVIVVVICIFALLIPFTVRAKRRLKQGKPVCACGSSSKSEEKRETSRGSLDERQHDQEKLAAMLNEAEMARGSVGAKHETIQSQAMKSTSQPHLQPHWRDPHYNSTYERPAHYTNMSYVPHTSDTGAGSERSGKDKVEEKPSTSDIRTSESPHMYKF from the exons ATGTCGCTAGCAGTGTCCACACTTTTCCTGACTTTCTCGTCGCTGCAGTTTATACAGTGTGAGAGTGCATCTAATACAG TTTTTGAAGACAAATTCAAGTACCAGCTGACGGCTACAGCCACCTATGGGATGGTGTCTGACAATCCCACCCCGAATGCCTGGGTGCCAGTCGACAAGGACGCCGCtcagaaggaaggagagagtgtGACGAATTCTGAGTATCTGCAGCTCATACTGTGGGAGAACCTCTCGTTCGGCACTAAT TCCAGTGCACAGAAATCCTCGAATCTGACGTCACCACACGAGGTCAAGGACAGCCCTCGTTTTCGTCGAGTAGACGACAGGAAGATGCCGGACAACGTGAAATTTGACCTCAGTAGGGAGAGATCCAGTGTGCCCACACCAGACATTGATGAACCTTTTTCCATCAGCGAAGAGAAGTACATCGTAACTGACGACGACCCTATTTTTAAAACAGCGGATGACGTTGAATTTTGG GTGGTGGCCATCAGACAGATTCCAGGCAATCCAGACGAGATTGTCTCCAACCCCATCACCTTTGTCGTCAAGATCGACCACGGAAAGCAGGAAGGCCAAGGGGCAGCACTCTATGCCGGAGTTATCGTTGTTGTCATCTGTATATTCGCCCTCCTCATTCCCTTCACTGTGCGAGCCAAACGGCGGCTGAAGCAAGGCAAGCCCGTGTGCGCATGCGGGAGTAGCAGCAAATCGGAGGAGAAGCGTGAGACCAGTAGGGGATCGTTAGACGAGAGGCAGCACGACCAGGAGAAGCTGGCTGCCATGCTGAACGAAGCTGAGATGGCAAGAGGTTCTGTTGGAGCTAAGCACGAGACGATCCAGAGCCAGGCCATGAAGTCCACATCACAGCCTCACCTGCAGCCCCACTGGCGGGATCCCCACTACAACTCCACCTACGAACGGCCGGCACATTACACGAACATGTCGTATGTACCCCACACCAGTGACACGGGTGCTGGAAGTGAGCGAAGCGGCAAAGACAAGGTGGAGGAGAAGCCGTCGACTTCGGACATACGTACCTCAGAAAGCCCTCACATGTACAAGTTCTAG
- the LOC112558228 gene encoding uncharacterized protein LOC112558228 — MISDVHSTSDPRADDNMDPGLRSRLWDTAHKTRREVRRERKQKAERSRRNRLNESFSELQNLVLCGDNKDGQNVEATTVQKATILEATVRYIKTIQRSHGGGHHTQPADVRQQYQHGFSTAIDRIEHYLAKEDGMSDALRLVLKQHLEKMRRDLLGPADSPWNAGPDSSFSTTSNVGAEPAQSIPQLQPLQQQQQPGYPWYPCSDGPFSGAHGSMLDTRLSPIHHQPYVCPTGSPLCAGNSWAAPGRVPAVHPSQNYHSPTWSNVTSAAQLQYTSTPQTPIPVMYPVSVDTRVGSFNPQDSGYGSPSVAISPFYGVDAGAPAFPPASSPCSLGGVLNLSKRRRLDHSSPVPAHSTSSARDEHPTSAGGDCTSSGLAAAAGKMSSSATPSGRRRDDNDINSKVVDMCANSVSPEDVEIAQIMGKVDDPDRDCLPCSSMFVAPELPAAWVSPPADKASRSNSAAAPAFSSPLLSAAEKASDPHKLAASAGAWRPW, encoded by the exons ATGATTTCTGATGTACACAGCACGAGCGATcctcgagcagacgacaacatgGATCCTGGCCTGCGATCGCGACTGTGGGACACAGCGCACAAGACACGGCGAGAAGTCCGAAGG GAGCGAAAACAGAAAGCGGAGCGGTCACGCAGAAACCGTCTCAACGAATCTTTCTCTGAGCTGCAGAACCTCGTGCTGTGTGGAGATAATAAG GATGGACAAAATGTCGAAGCAACGACTGTGCAGAAGGCCACGATCTTGGAGGCCACGGTGAGGTACATCAAGACGATACAGAGGTCACACGGCGGCGGCCACCACACTCAACCCGCCGACGTCCGCCAGCAGTACCAGCACGGCTTCTCCACCGCCATCGACAGGATCGAACACTACCTGGCCAAAGAAGATGGCATGTCCGACGCGCTTAGGCTCGTCTTGAAGCAGCACCTGGAGAAGATGAGACGAGACCTCCTCGGCCCCGCAGACTCTCCGTGGAATGCCGGGCCAGACTCTTCTTTCAGTACCACTTCCAACGTTGGAGCTGAACCGGCGCAGTCGATTCCACAGCTGCAGCcactacagcagcagcagcagccagggTACCCTTGGTACCCGTGCTCAGACGGGCCGTTTTCAGGAGCGCACGGCTCGATGCTGGATACCCGACTCTCCCCCATCCACCACCAACCGTATGTCTGCCCCACAGGGTCCCCTCTGTGCGCAGGTAATAGCTGGGCTGCACCCGGGAGAGTGCCAGCTGTCCATCCATCACAGAACTACCACTCCCCAACCTGGTCCAACGTGACATCCGCAGCGCAGCTTCAGTACACCAGCACGCCCCAAACACCGATTCCAGTTATGTACCCGGTGTCAGTGGACACTCGGGTGGGTAGTTTCAACCCACAGGACAGCGGCTACGGCTCCCCATCAGTCGCGATATCGCCCTTCTACGGGGTGGACGCGGGTGCCCCGGCCTTCCCTCCCGCCTCCAGCCCATGCAGCTTGGGCGGGGTTTTGAACCTCAGCAAGCGGAGACGCCTGGACCATTCCTCACCGGTCCCAGCACATAGCACAAGCAGCGCTCGAGATGAGCATCCGACGTCAGCAGGGGGAGACTGCACCTCCTCGGGGCTTGCGGCTGCCGCTGGTAAGATGTCTTCGTCCGCCACCCCTTCCGGAAGGCGCAGAGATGATAATGATATCAACAGTAAAGTGGTCGACATGTGCGCCAACTCTGTAAGTCCCGAGGACGTGGAAATCGCGCAGATCATGGGCAAAGTCGATGATCCAGATCgagattgtctcccctgctcGTCCATGTTTGTCGCCCCTGAGCTGCCCGCCGCCTGGGTGTCGCCACCTGCAGACAAGGCGTCACGCTCTAACTCTGCTGCTGCTCCTGCCTTTTCATCGCCATTACTTTCGGCAGCAGAGAAAGCCTCGGATCCTCACAAGCTTGCGGCTTCTGCAGGTGCCTGGAGGCCATGGTAA
- the LOC112557082 gene encoding uncharacterized protein LOC112557082 isoform X2, which produces MADNARSSDKGTSPQSEDAYESGPNVTHSSIPFTVVQFRSPHNDSSEHRDPIPQLPSRNFQFSLWHDLKECDVHGSQLKAPRIRRGPAEKDKAFYLMTDEKNSRIHHDIHGRHKDTHRDNLESWEVAQLASFPSQDLHHGYQKSNLSRILGRLKQVTYLNLRDNALVDLSSFTFPCCEYLNLNNNFLTSFKKLPKISRVKYLTMLDNDITNFNGLSDLRSTPLEELFLLGNPVAFQIGYRQRVFAILPGLKFLDGVAKQDEDSKPPPPDEKPSSCVVS; this is translated from the exons ATGGCCGATAATGCCAG aTCATCAGACAAAGGAACTTCGCCACAATCTGAGGATGCATACGAATCTGGTCCAAATGTCACTCATTCTTCCATCCCTTTTACTGTTGTCCAGTTCAGATCTCCACACAATGACTCTTCAGAGCACAGAGATCCAATTCCTCAG ctGCCATCCAGaaattttcagttttccttGTGGCATGACCTCAAAGAGTGTGACGTTCATGGGAGTCAGCTAAAGGCTCCTCGCATCAGGAGAG GGCCAGCAGAAAAAGATAAGGCATTTTACCTGATGACAGATGAGAAGAACTCCAGAATCCATCATGACATCCATGGTCGCCACAAAGACACCCACAGAGATAATCTTGAGAGCTGGGAAGTTGCTCAG CTGGCCAGCTTTCCTTCACAGGACCTGCATCATGGATATCAGAAATCAAATCTCAGTCGGATTCTTGGCCGCCTGAAACAAGTGACATATCTCAATTTGCGTGACAATGCACTCGTTGACCTCAGCTCGTTTACATTTCCCTG CTGTGAATATTTGAACctcaacaacaattttttaacaTCATTCAAG aAGCTTCCAAAAATCAGTCGTGTGAAATATTTGACTATGTTGGACAATGACATCACTAACTTTAATGGTCTGTCTGATCTTCGCTCAACTCCTTTAGAAGAACTCTTTTTACTGGGCAACCCAGTTGCCTTTCAGATTGGTTACCGCCAAAG GGTATTTGCAATATTACCTGGCCTCAAGTTCTTAGATGGAGTGGCAAAACAAGATGAAGACTCAAAACCACCTCCACCTGATGAAAAGCCATCTAGCTGTGTTGTTTCTTGA
- the LOC112557082 gene encoding uncharacterized protein LOC112557082 isoform X1: protein MADNARSSDKGTSPQSEDAYESGPNVTHSSIPFTVVQFRSPHNDSSEHRDPIPQLPSRNFQFSLWHDLKECDVHGSQLKAPRIRRGPAEKDKAFYLMTDEKNSRIHHDIHGRHKDTHRDNLESWEVAQQLASFPSQDLHHGYQKSNLSRILGRLKQVTYLNLRDNALVDLSSFTFPCCEYLNLNNNFLTSFKKLPKISRVKYLTMLDNDITNFNGLSDLRSTPLEELFLLGNPVAFQIGYRQRVFAILPGLKFLDGVAKQDEDSKPPPPDEKPSSCVVS, encoded by the exons ATGGCCGATAATGCCAG aTCATCAGACAAAGGAACTTCGCCACAATCTGAGGATGCATACGAATCTGGTCCAAATGTCACTCATTCTTCCATCCCTTTTACTGTTGTCCAGTTCAGATCTCCACACAATGACTCTTCAGAGCACAGAGATCCAATTCCTCAG ctGCCATCCAGaaattttcagttttccttGTGGCATGACCTCAAAGAGTGTGACGTTCATGGGAGTCAGCTAAAGGCTCCTCGCATCAGGAGAG GGCCAGCAGAAAAAGATAAGGCATTTTACCTGATGACAGATGAGAAGAACTCCAGAATCCATCATGACATCCATGGTCGCCACAAAGACACCCACAGAGATAATCTTGAGAGCTGGGAAGTTGCTCAG CAGCTGGCCAGCTTTCCTTCACAGGACCTGCATCATGGATATCAGAAATCAAATCTCAGTCGGATTCTTGGCCGCCTGAAACAAGTGACATATCTCAATTTGCGTGACAATGCACTCGTTGACCTCAGCTCGTTTACATTTCCCTG CTGTGAATATTTGAACctcaacaacaattttttaacaTCATTCAAG aAGCTTCCAAAAATCAGTCGTGTGAAATATTTGACTATGTTGGACAATGACATCACTAACTTTAATGGTCTGTCTGATCTTCGCTCAACTCCTTTAGAAGAACTCTTTTTACTGGGCAACCCAGTTGCCTTTCAGATTGGTTACCGCCAAAG GGTATTTGCAATATTACCTGGCCTCAAGTTCTTAGATGGAGTGGCAAAACAAGATGAAGACTCAAAACCACCTCCACCTGATGAAAAGCCATCTAGCTGTGTTGTTTCTTGA